Proteins encoded together in one Nitrospira sp. window:
- a CDS encoding efflux RND transporter permease subunit, which produces MWLTLIALRNRIGILMLSLAMVVLGLTALQRLPVDLFPQIQVPVAFVGVIYKGAPPLDIEQSVVYPIEKAVSSASNVEHVESFSKQGLGAVQIWFNWGADINVGQMEVMQRITQILNSLPPGILQPFIVKFDVSNIPVSIVSVSSDELDERALYDLAYNTIAPQIEQIANVAAATVEGGKIRQININLDPALLSARGLSILDVVNSVKAANVILPSGDVKAGNLDYNVFTNNQFRTVEPIQDVIIKVNPQGNPVRVRDVGTVTDSSDIQTNIVRADGARSVFLRVNKQPIANTVEVVDALRAAIPKMLGVPEGVSLSISFDQSLYIRQSIQNLVEQALHGSLLAAAVIFIFLRNLTSTVIVSVAIPLSMLVTFVVLYFTGQTLNVFTLGGLALGIGRLVDDSIVELENIQRHLNTNPSRWDSILHAAREVAMPILASTVTTVVVFLPMFFVVGIARLLLIPLTVTIAIALFTSFLVSRTVTPALCYKFLRPEQEAHRAMPRWLATLMEWSRRRYDSFDRGYEDSLRWVLCHRRLFISAVLLIFLGSLTLIPRIGTEFLPVSDESQFRIVLRAPVGQRVEKTEQQVIEVERVLRTVIPANELETIVSSTGILSQGRASLFNPNTGPHTSSIQVYLVSPEKRTRNQVDIMNDVRPRILRLFPGVSMYFDPGGIVKRVTSFGSQKAVDVEIYGYDFDKAREVIAQVREIMEQTPGLADIEPSREENYPEINITVDREKAALLGISEADVANTVLFSLNGNGQTDPIIYTDPHNGNEYFISAWLAEEHRDALTDLDNILLTTKTGEPVLLKNVASLKLNAGPVKIDRKYFQRVIHLTANPTTRTLGEIADDLESAFAALQLPAGFSIKLAGQIQQQRETFHGMQFAIILALLLVYMVMAAQFKSLIDPFIIMFSVPMGFPGVVLILFLTNTTLSTASLMGIIMMFGIVVSNGVLLVDYTNVLRRRGTPLQSAVITAARIRLRPILMTSLATIFGLLPMAIGLGTGGETNAPLARAVVGGLSVSTLLTVFLIPTMYMILEGWIPRNLEEERHHSTPAAPNTVAAAE; this is translated from the coding sequence ATGTGGCTGACCCTCATTGCATTGCGCAATCGCATCGGAATCCTCATGCTCTCGCTTGCGATGGTCGTGCTGGGGCTCACAGCCCTCCAACGCTTGCCCGTGGACCTTTTTCCGCAAATCCAGGTCCCTGTTGCCTTTGTCGGTGTCATCTATAAAGGGGCTCCTCCGCTCGACATTGAACAAAGCGTGGTGTACCCGATTGAGAAAGCGGTCAGCTCTGCGTCCAACGTTGAGCACGTGGAATCATTCAGCAAGCAGGGTCTTGGAGCGGTGCAAATCTGGTTCAACTGGGGAGCCGATATCAACGTTGGCCAGATGGAGGTGATGCAGCGCATTACCCAAATTTTGAATAGTCTCCCGCCAGGCATTCTGCAACCCTTTATCGTTAAATTTGACGTATCCAATATCCCCGTCTCCATCGTGTCGGTTTCAAGTGACGAGCTGGACGAACGAGCCCTGTATGATCTGGCGTACAACACCATTGCCCCACAGATCGAGCAGATCGCAAATGTCGCGGCAGCCACGGTCGAAGGCGGAAAAATCCGCCAAATCAATATTAATCTCGACCCAGCGCTGCTGAGTGCACGCGGGCTTTCCATTCTTGATGTCGTGAACTCCGTCAAGGCCGCCAACGTCATTCTCCCCTCCGGTGACGTGAAAGCTGGCAACCTCGACTACAACGTGTTTACCAACAATCAATTTCGCACCGTTGAACCGATTCAGGACGTCATCATCAAGGTAAATCCGCAAGGCAACCCGGTCCGCGTGCGCGACGTGGGAACCGTGACCGATTCATCAGACATCCAAACTAATATCGTCCGTGCCGACGGCGCCAGATCCGTGTTCCTTCGCGTGAACAAACAACCCATCGCCAACACAGTCGAGGTCGTGGATGCCCTCCGTGCAGCCATCCCCAAAATGCTTGGCGTTCCTGAAGGAGTGAGTCTCAGTATTTCGTTCGACCAATCGCTCTACATACGCCAATCCATCCAAAATCTCGTCGAACAGGCCCTTCACGGCTCGTTACTGGCCGCAGCAGTGATTTTCATTTTCCTGCGTAACCTGACGAGCACCGTGATCGTCTCCGTTGCTATTCCGCTCTCCATGCTCGTTACCTTTGTCGTCCTCTATTTCACCGGGCAAACCCTGAACGTCTTCACGCTTGGAGGGCTGGCACTCGGCATCGGTCGGCTGGTTGATGATTCCATCGTGGAATTAGAAAACATCCAACGGCACCTCAATACCAATCCGAGCCGTTGGGACAGCATCCTCCATGCCGCCCGAGAAGTAGCCATGCCGATTTTGGCATCGACCGTGACGACGGTGGTGGTCTTCCTACCCATGTTTTTTGTCGTCGGTATCGCGCGCTTGTTGCTGATTCCGTTGACAGTCACCATCGCGATCGCGCTCTTTACATCCTTCTTGGTCTCTCGCACTGTCACACCTGCCCTCTGTTACAAATTCCTCCGACCTGAACAAGAAGCCCATCGGGCAATGCCACGCTGGCTGGCCACACTCATGGAATGGAGTCGCCGCCGCTATGACTCGTTCGATAGGGGTTATGAAGATTCCTTACGGTGGGTCCTTTGTCATCGTCGTCTCTTCATCAGTGCGGTCCTGCTGATCTTCCTGGGATCACTCACCTTGATCCCTCGAATTGGAACAGAATTCCTGCCTGTGTCCGATGAGAGTCAGTTTCGCATTGTCCTCAGGGCCCCAGTCGGCCAACGAGTTGAAAAGACCGAACAACAAGTTATCGAAGTCGAGCGTGTTCTTCGTACGGTGATCCCTGCGAATGAACTGGAAACCATTGTCTCCAGCACGGGCATCCTGTCCCAAGGCCGGGCATCACTGTTCAACCCCAATACCGGCCCGCATACCTCATCGATTCAAGTGTATCTGGTCTCACCAGAGAAACGGACCAGGAACCAAGTCGACATCATGAACGATGTCCGTCCGAGGATCTTGAGGCTGTTCCCCGGTGTCTCGATGTATTTCGACCCTGGAGGGATCGTCAAACGCGTCACCAGCTTCGGGTCACAAAAGGCCGTCGATGTCGAAATTTATGGTTACGATTTTGACAAGGCACGGGAGGTTATCGCACAGGTCAGGGAGATCATGGAGCAGACTCCCGGTCTGGCCGACATCGAGCCCAGTCGGGAAGAAAACTACCCGGAAATCAATATCACGGTCGATCGAGAAAAAGCCGCACTGCTTGGTATCAGCGAAGCAGATGTCGCCAATACCGTCCTCTTCTCATTAAACGGAAACGGCCAAACCGACCCCATCATCTACACCGACCCGCACAACGGGAACGAGTACTTCATCAGCGCCTGGCTAGCTGAGGAACATCGAGACGCTCTCACCGATCTGGACAATATCCTCCTCACGACCAAGACCGGTGAGCCGGTCTTACTGAAGAATGTGGCGTCGCTCAAACTGAATGCGGGCCCGGTCAAAATCGATCGGAAATATTTCCAGCGCGTGATTCACCTGACTGCCAATCCCACCACTCGCACACTCGGTGAGATTGCTGACGATCTGGAGTCAGCCTTTGCCGCACTTCAGCTGCCGGCAGGATTCAGCATCAAACTCGCCGGGCAAATTCAGCAACAGCGGGAAACCTTTCATGGGATGCAGTTCGCAATTATATTGGCGCTCTTACTAGTCTATATGGTAATGGCTGCCCAGTTCAAATCGCTCATCGATCCGTTCATCATCATGTTTTCGGTGCCGATGGGCTTCCCCGGTGTTGTCCTGATCCTGTTCCTCACAAATACGACCCTATCGACCGCGTCGCTGATGGGCATCATCATGATGTTTGGGATAGTGGTTTCGAACGGGGTTTTGCTGGTCGATTACACCAACGTCTTGCGACGCCGAGGCACCCCCCTTCAGAGTGCCGTGATCACCGCTGCACGCATCAGGCTGCGGCCAATTCTTATGACCTCACTGGCAACGATCTTTGGGCTCCTGCCCATGGCAATCGGACTGGGGACAGGCGGAGAAACGAATGCGCCACTTGCACGAGCCGTGGTGGGAGGCCTGAGTGTCTCTACCCTACTCACTGTGTTTCTCATCCCAACGATGTATATGATCTTAGAAGGATGGATCCCAAGAAATCTGGAGGAAGAGCGACACCATTCCACACCAGCGGCGCCCAATACCGTTGCGGCTGCCGAGTAG
- a CDS encoding efflux RND transporter periplasmic adaptor subunit, which produces MSRLTRHPILVVGMIVFLVVIGLVAFRLSTGAKTDSVKTRVITVGIASPIRQDLDIRLGYTADISPYQVVNIFSRVDGYIAKLHVDKGDFVKPNQLLVEIDHTDYLHAVNQAKANLSAAKAKVAQQDAVVRNATLTFDRMQTLIKDQFVSQQDLDNAQVNLDAARAAQDSLQAQVKQMEVALAQSQTNLAYSYIRAPFAGYIAERNLDTGAYVSSATASTSTMSRGIMSLHDINTVRVLFEVVERDIPLVTVGQKAELRAEAYPDHIFEGTVTRIVQALNRATRTMTVEVDLPNSDRRLKGGMFARVEVLVGTHHQALQIPIDAVSRLEDTQYVYVARDGKARRVEVEVGARSNNRIEVIKGLRGDESVIVSGKDLVHDGRPIQTQPLNAVKHET; this is translated from the coding sequence ATGAGCCGGCTTACTCGCCATCCAATCCTCGTCGTTGGAATGATTGTTTTTCTTGTGGTCATCGGGCTTGTGGCCTTTCGTCTAAGCACCGGTGCCAAAACAGACTCCGTGAAGACACGCGTGATCACGGTAGGGATTGCGTCACCGATCCGGCAAGATCTTGACATTCGCTTAGGTTATACGGCCGATATCTCCCCTTACCAAGTCGTCAACATTTTCTCCCGTGTCGATGGGTACATCGCCAAGCTTCACGTCGATAAGGGCGATTTTGTAAAACCCAACCAGTTACTCGTTGAAATCGACCATACGGACTATCTTCATGCCGTAAATCAAGCAAAAGCCAACCTTTCGGCAGCCAAGGCAAAAGTCGCCCAACAGGATGCCGTCGTTCGTAACGCCACACTGACGTTCGATCGTATGCAGACCCTCATCAAAGATCAATTCGTGTCTCAGCAGGATCTGGATAATGCTCAGGTCAACCTTGATGCCGCCAGAGCGGCACAGGATTCTCTCCAAGCCCAAGTCAAACAGATGGAGGTGGCACTGGCCCAGTCGCAGACGAACTTGGCCTACTCATATATCCGCGCTCCGTTTGCAGGCTACATCGCGGAGCGGAACCTCGATACCGGCGCATATGTCAGCAGTGCCACTGCGAGCACATCAACCATGTCGCGGGGCATCATGAGCCTCCATGACATCAATACCGTTCGCGTATTGTTCGAAGTCGTTGAGCGGGATATTCCCCTCGTAACGGTAGGACAAAAGGCAGAGCTTCGTGCCGAAGCGTACCCCGACCACATATTCGAAGGAACAGTCACACGCATCGTTCAAGCCTTGAATCGCGCAACCCGTACTATGACGGTAGAGGTCGACCTCCCAAACAGTGACCGCCGGCTCAAGGGAGGAATGTTCGCAAGAGTCGAAGTCCTGGTGGGAACGCATCACCAAGCCCTACAGATCCCGATCGATGCCGTGAGCCGACTGGAAGACACTCAGTATGTCTATGTTGCTCGAGACGGGAAAGCCCGACGCGTCGAGGTTGAGGTCGGAGCTCGTAGCAACAACCGCATTGAGGTCATCAAGGGACTGAGAGGTGATGAATCGGTCATCGTATCCGGGAAAGACCTAGTCCACGACGGGAGACCGATCCAAACTCAGCCGCTCAATGCTGTGAAACATGAGACGTAA
- a CDS encoding TetR/AcrR family transcriptional regulator, with protein MNKRAKQPSQRLTRASRHQRQASLISAAATLFATNGFRGTTTKQIALAAGVSEALLFKHFPTKRALYTAILSEKADYSGLQEAVEEAVVKREDKQLFMLLASYRIRKGADPLLFRLLLFSALEGHEMSDMFFRQQYRVFHDLLAGYIRQRIDDGAYRPLDPLLAARAFFGIILHHRLLHDILGLPMHRTHEATVEEYVALFLNGLIRQ; from the coding sequence ATGAACAAGAGAGCAAAACAGCCTAGCCAGCGGCTAACCAGGGCGTCACGTCACCAACGGCAAGCGAGCCTGATCAGCGCAGCGGCAACCCTGTTCGCAACGAACGGTTTTCGAGGGACCACAACGAAACAAATTGCATTGGCCGCAGGTGTCAGTGAAGCGCTGCTTTTCAAGCACTTCCCGACCAAGCGAGCCCTGTACACAGCCATCCTATCTGAGAAGGCTGATTACTCTGGACTCCAGGAAGCGGTTGAAGAGGCCGTAGTGAAGCGAGAGGATAAGCAGCTCTTCATGTTACTGGCCAGCTACCGAATCAGAAAAGGAGCAGACCCACTATTATTTCGTCTACTCCTATTCAGCGCACTAGAAGGCCATGAGATGTCCGATATGTTTTTTCGCCAGCAATATCGGGTGTTTCATGATCTCCTTGCCGGCTATATCAGACAACGCATTGATGATGGGGCCTATCGTCCTCTGGATCCATTGTTGGCAGCGAGAGCCTTCTTCGGCATCATCCTCCACCATCGGTTACTTCATGACATCCTGGGCTTACCCATGCACCGAACTCACGAAGCTACCGTAGAGGAATATGTTGCATTGTTCCTCAATGGACTCATTCGGCAATGA
- a CDS encoding PilZ domain-containing protein, with amino-acid sequence MRQTRGTVRLEPHQSHRSIERRRLPRTSVSFGLMYSGISGEDVLIGDATVVDLSEGGLGLRGDIPVQIGMELTLFLYLPDRDEPLSILESTVVWSAGSLFGVTFRDLSLPDGERLRSFLHTQSVGQA; translated from the coding sequence ATGAGACAGACAAGGGGAACGGTTCGACTGGAGCCACATCAATCCCATCGTTCGATTGAGCGCCGCAGATTACCAAGAACGAGTGTTTCTTTCGGACTCATGTACTCGGGGATATCCGGTGAGGATGTTCTGATAGGGGACGCTACAGTTGTAGACCTTTCCGAAGGTGGCCTAGGTCTTCGAGGGGATATTCCTGTCCAGATTGGCATGGAATTAACCTTGTTCTTATATCTGCCAGACCGGGATGAGCCCTTATCCATTCTGGAGTCGACGGTCGTTTGGAGCGCCGGTTCTCTATTTGGTGTGACGTTCAGGGACCTTAGCCTCCCTGACGGAGAGAGGCTGCGATCATTTCTTCACACTCAATCAGTCGGCCAAGCGTAG
- a CDS encoding PilZ domain-containing protein, giving the protein MIAESIMNGRKQYSPLDKRCSERVAITCRVRYKGEVPTQPHQGEGLTKNISVSGCHVISDRPATRGTLLTLTIALPDGLPQLSLESALVVWASGNQFSVRFLDLSHDHRKRIQAFIWKSISHNTVSDQRTRFRLV; this is encoded by the coding sequence ATGATCGCCGAATCAATCATGAATGGCCGAAAGCAGTACAGCCCTCTCGACAAGCGATGCTCCGAGCGTGTCGCCATTACCTGTCGCGTACGCTATAAAGGTGAGGTCCCGACTCAGCCTCATCAAGGGGAAGGGCTTACAAAAAACATCTCGGTCTCCGGCTGCCACGTCATCAGTGATCGCCCCGCCACGCGAGGAACACTCCTGACGCTTACCATTGCACTTCCAGACGGATTGCCTCAATTATCATTAGAATCCGCGCTCGTTGTCTGGGCATCTGGCAACCAGTTTTCAGTTCGGTTTCTGGACCTAAGCCACGATCATCGAAAGCGGATTCAAGCCTTTATCTGGAAGAGCATTTCCCACAATACTGTGAGCGACCAACGGACGCGCTTCCGGCTGGTCTAA
- a CDS encoding sulfopyruvate decarboxylase subunit beta produces MRPEEGTLISRAQAIVTLLELLTDQPVVICNGFPSREVYKIADRPTHFYMIGSMGNAAAIALGVALTKPNKQVVTFDGDGNVLMGMGTLATVGALRPKNFIHVVFDNEVYGTTGNQPTISNVVPLDKVAKSAGYVNVERVLDREDLVYEFKDMLKKDGPSLLLIKINEFVEDAGRIGPDPPVLTQRFMKAIEG; encoded by the coding sequence ATGAGGCCCGAAGAGGGGACCCTGATCAGCCGTGCCCAGGCGATCGTGACCTTGTTGGAATTATTGACCGATCAACCCGTCGTGATCTGTAATGGCTTTCCCTCGCGGGAGGTGTACAAGATTGCCGATCGACCCACACATTTCTACATGATCGGATCGATGGGGAATGCTGCTGCGATTGCACTTGGCGTCGCGTTGACAAAGCCGAACAAACAGGTGGTGACGTTCGATGGGGACGGGAACGTGCTCATGGGAATGGGAACGCTTGCAACGGTCGGCGCGTTACGACCGAAGAATTTTATTCATGTGGTCTTTGACAATGAAGTGTATGGGACGACCGGGAATCAGCCGACGATTTCCAATGTGGTGCCGCTGGACAAGGTGGCCAAATCGGCGGGCTACGTCAATGTGGAGCGTGTGCTCGATCGTGAGGATTTAGTCTACGAGTTCAAGGACATGCTGAAGAAGGATGGTCCCAGTCTGTTACTCATCAAGATCAATGAGTTCGTGGAAGATGCCGGACGCATCGGGCCTGATCCCCCAGTCCTCACTCAGCGGTTCATGAAAGCGATCGAGGGATAG
- a CDS encoding aminotransferase class V-fold PLP-dependent enzyme, giving the protein MVLLNPGPVNVSERVRQALVKPDICHREDEFAELLHRIQAKLLKAFVPGAESDYVAVVMTGSGTAAVEAALMSSLPHGKRMLILNNGVYGERMSQIIGLHRLGVSELKYEWTVRPNPERLLLALRQHQEVHVVGMVHHETTTGLLNPVHEIAEIVDDQNRVFVLDAVSALAGEMLDIAKSHIYMVAGTAGKCIQGFPGVSFVLVRKGFVEKMRAYPKRSWYLHLTHYIDNEGRGMIPFTPAVQVYYAFDEALNELLEEGVSNRIQRYKKMATMIRERMAKFGVKALLPVERQSNTITAYHLPEGVSYQMLHDRLKQQGYVIYAGQGNLENKIFRVANMGALSEAQFGGFLDAFEQACRPT; this is encoded by the coding sequence ATGGTTCTCCTGAATCCAGGTCCCGTCAACGTTTCAGAGCGTGTCCGCCAAGCGCTTGTGAAACCAGATATCTGTCACCGGGAAGACGAGTTCGCTGAACTGCTCCATCGTATTCAAGCGAAACTGCTAAAGGCATTTGTGCCGGGTGCCGAGTCTGACTACGTCGCCGTCGTCATGACAGGCTCAGGAACCGCAGCCGTCGAGGCCGCCTTGATGTCGTCGCTTCCTCACGGCAAGCGCATGCTCATCCTCAACAACGGGGTCTATGGTGAGCGGATGTCTCAGATCATCGGGCTGCATCGCCTGGGAGTGAGCGAGCTGAAGTATGAGTGGACAGTTCGCCCCAACCCTGAGCGGCTGCTCCTTGCCCTGCGGCAGCATCAGGAAGTGCATGTCGTCGGTATGGTGCATCATGAGACGACGACCGGGCTTCTCAATCCTGTCCATGAAATTGCTGAGATCGTCGATGATCAGAATCGCGTGTTTGTGCTCGATGCAGTCAGCGCATTGGCTGGAGAGATGCTCGATATCGCGAAGTCGCACATCTACATGGTGGCCGGCACGGCAGGGAAGTGTATTCAGGGATTTCCCGGGGTCTCGTTTGTACTGGTTCGAAAAGGATTTGTTGAAAAGATGCGCGCATACCCAAAGCGCTCATGGTATCTCCATCTGACCCATTACATCGACAATGAAGGGCGCGGTATGATTCCGTTCACGCCGGCCGTGCAAGTCTACTACGCGTTCGATGAGGCGCTGAACGAGCTGCTCGAAGAAGGGGTGTCGAATCGCATTCAACGGTACAAGAAGATGGCGACGATGATCCGTGAGCGAATGGCCAAGTTCGGAGTGAAAGCGCTTCTCCCGGTGGAGCGGCAATCGAATACCATCACGGCATATCATCTGCCGGAAGGTGTGTCCTACCAGATGTTGCATGACCGCCTGAAACAGCAGGGTTATGTGATCTATGCGGGGCAAGGCAACTTGGAAAACAAGATTTTCCGTGTTGCCAATATGGGGGCCTTGTCCGAGGCACAGTTCGGTGGATTTCTCGATGCCTTCGAACAAGCGTGTCGTCCCACATGA
- a CDS encoding phosphocholine cytidylyltransferase family protein has translation MKAIILAAGVGKRLWDITQHRPKCLIEIGGRSLLHRYLESLAAVGIRRADIVVGYKQEMIRAAVAAESCGVGVTFLVNEEFHRGSISSLWIARSAFDDDTIVMDADVLFHREILGRLVSSPFENALLMDETVKQTGEECMVVVAGGRVIALTKKMPDHYDYAGEGVGFLRVRHADTPRVVSSLRGYIEKNMWHMEYEDALFEYFHDVRVGHEKIGGLPWTEIDFVEDIKKAELEVLPRL, from the coding sequence ATGAAGGCGATCATTCTCGCAGCGGGAGTCGGGAAACGGCTCTGGGACATCACGCAACATCGTCCCAAGTGCTTGATCGAGATTGGGGGGCGATCGCTCTTGCACCGTTACTTAGAGTCATTGGCTGCGGTCGGGATTCGCCGAGCAGATATCGTCGTGGGGTATAAGCAGGAGATGATTCGGGCGGCCGTGGCAGCGGAGTCCTGTGGTGTCGGTGTCACGTTTCTAGTGAATGAGGAGTTTCATCGGGGCAGTATTTCCTCCCTGTGGATCGCACGCTCTGCTTTTGATGACGACACCATTGTGATGGATGCCGATGTGCTCTTTCATAGAGAGATCCTGGGGCGACTCGTCTCGTCGCCCTTTGAGAACGCGTTGTTGATGGATGAAACCGTCAAGCAAACCGGTGAAGAATGTATGGTAGTCGTAGCCGGGGGCAGGGTGATCGCCCTCACGAAGAAGATGCCGGACCACTATGACTATGCCGGTGAAGGGGTAGGGTTTCTTCGGGTACGGCACGCCGACACACCTCGGGTCGTCTCGTCCCTTCGCGGATACATCGAGAAAAACATGTGGCATATGGAATATGAGGATGCGCTGTTCGAATATTTCCATGATGTGCGGGTGGGACATGAGAAGATCGGAGGATTGCCCTGGACCGAGATCGACTTTGTCGAAGATATAAAAAAAGCTGAATTGGAAGTTTTGCCGAGATTGTGA
- a CDS encoding CDP-alcohol phosphatidyltransferase family protein, with product MSKSTLQKRVEIQGLATAILLPSVGVFGGPIGTEVGELGPLTSVVGIGLFQRTVLTLQRAGIRQLIVLSGPDEEQLKHSLAKGPRVTIPVRWMPVREFPLDDPRTWEALAAEVRGFALIASVNSVFSRGLIEQLRQDVRDGQAIVVAQSRPQQGERPTNTSVRVTIPAPGRATMASARFDESTLQAAELLVIPASLMNTVNISAQDRGSTPVRQWIEQVAGDGRLQVVTAEEKRGLWYQPVRTPDDVERAEKKLFNSLKGEFEGFVDRYFNRKVSRGFTRLFLELGLSPNSITILAGLIGLVAAAGFSLGTYSAGIVAALLFQLAAVIDCCDGEVARLTFTESPLGAWLDIALDNLVHMAIFAGIAVGLYSTQMGQEDAWVSLALGGAAVLGNGLSFLLVDKAQKIKTAVGWKTPAHAAWANVMLKNVASRDFSVSLIGFAIFDQLFWFLLFAAIGSLLFAGAMVWVIRPSAVALPRP from the coding sequence ATGAGTAAGAGTACCCTTCAAAAAAGAGTCGAGATCCAGGGATTGGCGACGGCGATTTTGCTCCCGTCGGTCGGCGTCTTTGGAGGGCCAATCGGGACAGAGGTTGGCGAGCTGGGGCCTCTCACCAGTGTCGTGGGGATCGGTCTTTTCCAACGTACCGTCCTCACGTTGCAGCGGGCTGGGATTCGGCAATTAATTGTTCTCTCTGGACCTGATGAGGAGCAGCTCAAGCATTCTCTGGCAAAAGGGCCGCGGGTTACCATTCCTGTTCGTTGGATGCCGGTCCGAGAATTTCCCCTTGATGATCCTCGGACATGGGAGGCCTTAGCGGCAGAGGTCCGTGGATTTGCACTTATTGCGAGCGTCAACAGTGTGTTCTCGCGTGGGTTGATCGAGCAGTTACGCCAAGATGTGCGCGATGGTCAAGCCATCGTGGTGGCCCAGTCGAGGCCACAGCAGGGCGAGCGACCTACGAATACAAGCGTGCGGGTGACGATCCCAGCTCCTGGTCGGGCGACCATGGCCTCTGCTCGTTTCGATGAGTCTACGCTGCAGGCTGCCGAGCTGCTTGTTATTCCAGCTAGCCTCATGAACACTGTAAACATAAGCGCACAAGATAGAGGCAGCACACCGGTCCGTCAGTGGATCGAGCAGGTGGCCGGTGATGGCCGATTGCAGGTGGTGACGGCTGAGGAAAAGAGGGGTCTGTGGTATCAGCCGGTACGGACGCCGGATGACGTAGAGAGGGCTGAAAAGAAGTTGTTCAACTCTCTCAAGGGAGAGTTTGAAGGGTTCGTCGATCGATATTTCAATCGTAAAGTCTCTCGTGGGTTCACACGCTTATTCCTTGAGCTCGGTCTCTCCCCTAATTCCATCACGATCTTAGCTGGGCTCATCGGGCTGGTGGCGGCAGCCGGGTTTAGCCTGGGAACATACAGCGCCGGTATTGTGGCCGCACTGCTGTTTCAGCTGGCCGCGGTGATTGATTGCTGCGACGGAGAAGTCGCTCGATTGACCTTCACCGAATCGCCGTTAGGGGCCTGGCTTGATATCGCTCTGGACAATCTCGTGCACATGGCAATTTTCGCAGGGATCGCCGTCGGGCTCTATTCAACGCAGATGGGGCAGGAAGATGCCTGGGTATCGCTCGCACTCGGTGGGGCAGCCGTGCTGGGGAACGGCCTCTCGTTCCTGCTCGTCGACAAGGCTCAAAAAATCAAAACGGCCGTCGGATGGAAGACCCCGGCCCACGCGGCCTGGGCCAATGTCATGTTAAAAAACGTTGCCAGCCGTGATTTTTCGGTCTCTTTGATCGGGTTCGCCATCTTTGACCAACTCTTTTGGTTTCTTCTTTTTGCGGCGATCGGGTCTCTTCTGTTCGCCGGTGCTATGGTCTGGGTGATCAGGCCGTCTGCAGTTGCATTACCTCGGCCATAA
- a CDS encoding flippase-like domain-containing protein produces the protein MLRYILLAVGLIFLSLLVWNIGPRNVYEAASTLGSAALLAVLIPSVIMYVIEAYGWKLVLGPSASAVPFWRLLTIRTAGEVVNMTTPTAYLGGEPLKAYLLKQHHVPITEGAASVIIAKTTLTIAEVFYILIGIAVGFLILGTGGSVGQTITAAVVSVTVLVCSIAGFVFIQQRGLFASMLSIVKKLGLRVQVLETQEEHLRSIDQTILSFYRHHREAFALSTGVCLFGWLAESLEVFVIISCLGDTASLGSVISIGALAALIKGGTCFIPGSLGAQDAGNLLLLQAFGYSDVTGMTFALLRRFREVVWIGIGLVCLALVGKRRPSEDHRAESPS, from the coding sequence GTGTTGCGTTATATCCTACTTGCCGTTGGCCTTATTTTTCTGAGTCTGCTGGTCTGGAATATCGGACCTCGCAATGTCTATGAGGCGGCGTCTACGCTCGGGTCCGCCGCGCTGCTTGCTGTGTTGATTCCCTCCGTCATCATGTATGTGATCGAGGCGTATGGGTGGAAGCTGGTGCTGGGGCCATCGGCAAGCGCCGTACCGTTCTGGCGCCTCCTGACAATCCGTACGGCCGGCGAAGTGGTGAACATGACCACTCCCACGGCCTATTTGGGTGGTGAACCACTGAAGGCGTACCTGTTGAAGCAACACCACGTTCCGATTACGGAGGGAGCCGCGTCCGTGATAATTGCTAAGACAACCCTGACGATTGCTGAAGTCTTCTATATCCTCATCGGGATTGCCGTTGGGTTTTTGATCTTGGGTACCGGCGGTTCGGTGGGACAGACCATTACTGCTGCAGTCGTCAGTGTGACGGTATTGGTTTGTTCGATTGCTGGGTTTGTCTTTATCCAGCAACGTGGGCTCTTTGCTTCGATGTTGTCGATAGTCAAGAAGCTGGGATTACGGGTTCAGGTGCTTGAGACGCAAGAGGAACACTTGCGTTCGATCGACCAGACGATTCTGAGTTTCTATCGACACCACCGTGAGGCGTTCGCGCTGTCGACCGGAGTCTGCTTGTTCGGCTGGTTGGCCGAGTCGCTCGAGGTTTTTGTCATCATCTCTTGCCTCGGTGATACCGCCAGCCTGGGGTCCGTCATCTCAATCGGTGCCTTGGCTGCCCTGATTAAAGGCGGGACCTGTTTTATCCCGGGTAGTCTTGGGGCGCAGGATGCCGGTAACCTTCTCTTATTACAGGCCTTCGGCTACAGCGATGTGACGGGTATGACCTTCGCGCTGTTACGACGTTTCCGTGAAGTTGTCTGGATCGGTATTGGGTTGGTGTGTCTTGCCCTGGTGGGGAAACGGAGACCGAGCGAAGATCACCGAGCCGAGAGCCCATCCTGA